In Pyrus communis chromosome 1, drPyrComm1.1, whole genome shotgun sequence, the following are encoded in one genomic region:
- the LOC137710861 gene encoding chlorophyll a-b binding protein CP24 10A, chloroplastic-like has translation MAATTGAVLNGLNSAAFLCGGKRSQALLSAATVGSRVGGPAPKRFIAVAAAAKKSWLPGVKAGGNFINPEWLDGSLPGDYGFDPLGLGKDPAFLKWYREAELIHGRWAMTAVVGILVGQAWSGVPWFEAGADPSAIAPFSFGSLLGTQLLLMGWVESKRWVDFYNPESQSVEWATPWSKTAENFANATGEQGYPGGKFFDPLGLAGSIKDGVYVPDSEKLERLKLAEIKHARIAMLAMLIFYFEAGQGKTPLGALGL, from the exons ACCGGTGCAGTGCTCAACGGGTTGAACTCGGCAGCCTTCTTATGCGGAGGCAAAAGAAGTCAGGCCTTGCTCTCCGCTGCCACTGTTGGAAGCAGGGTTGGAGGTCCTGCTCCTAAGAGGTTCATTGCGGTTGCTGCTGCCGCAAAGAAGTCTTGGCTCCCGGGGGTTAAAGCCGGCGGCAACTTCATCAATCCCGAGTGGCTCGATGGCTC GCTTCCAGGGGACTACGGCTTTGACCCACTAGGACTCGGCAAGGACCCGGCGTTCCTCAAGTGGTACAGAGAGGCGGAGCTCATCCACGGCCGGTGGGCAATGACCGCGGTCGTCGGCATCCTTGTTGGCCAGGCCTGGAGCGGTGTCCCATGGTTCGAAGCCGGAGCTGACCCCAGCGCCATAGCACCCTTCTCCTTCGGCTCACTGCTCGGCACTCAGCTCTTGCTCATGGGGTGGGTGGAAAGCAAAAGATGGGTGGACTTCTACAACCCCGAGTCCCAGTCCGTCGAGTGGGCGACACCCTGGTCCAAGACTGCGGAGAACTTTGCCAACGCCACCGGAGAGCAAGGCTACCCGGGAGGCAAGTTCTTCGACCCCTTGGGGCTTGCCGGCTCCATCAAGGACGGGGTTTACGTTCCAGATAGCGAAAAGTTGGAGAGACTGAAACTGGCTGAGATTAAGCATGCAAGGATTGCTATGTTGGCTATGCTTATATTCTACTTTGAAGCTGGACAAGGAAAGACACCCCTTGGTGCTCTTGGCTTGTAA